A single window of Nitrospirota bacterium DNA harbors:
- a CDS encoding ABC transporter permease, translating into MLIFFGRQLYKNSYMIRSMVIRDLRQRYVGSMLGIFWSVIHPLTQIMLYYFVFGVVLKMRLGPEYGETKFVFWLIGGLLPWMFFADIITRAPKAVIDQGNLVKKMVFPSEILPIVNIAAALINHILAIAILVVFLVASGQGISPKIYLMMPYLLLLIVFSLGISWLLSSLTVYLRDIGHIIGVIVNIWFYLTPVIYPQQQIPGSLLRFFRLNPMLHIIEGFRTALLGKTSVDITGLMYLLVAGIVILIAGAFTFRKLKPNFADVL; encoded by the coding sequence ATGCTGATATTTTTTGGACGCCAACTCTACAAGAACAGTTATATGATAAGGAGTATGGTCATCAGAGATTTGCGGCAGCGTTATGTGGGGTCCATGTTAGGGATTTTCTGGTCTGTTATCCATCCCCTCACACAGATTATGCTCTATTATTTTGTATTTGGAGTGGTGTTAAAAATGAGGTTGGGACCTGAATATGGTGAAACCAAATTTGTATTCTGGCTGATTGGAGGGCTTCTCCCATGGATGTTTTTTGCAGATATAATTACACGCGCCCCTAAGGCCGTGATAGATCAGGGAAACCTTGTTAAAAAGATGGTATTTCCTTCAGAGATTCTGCCGATTGTAAACATTGCAGCGGCCTTAATTAACCACATTCTTGCAATTGCTATTCTTGTTGTATTTCTTGTCGCAAGTGGTCAAGGAATTTCGCCAAAGATATATTTAATGATGCCTTATTTATTACTACTTATAGTATTCTCATTAGGGATATCGTGGTTGTTGTCATCGCTTACTGTATATCTGCGGGATATCGGGCATATCATAGGCGTAATAGTAAACATATGGTTTTATCTCACACCGGTTATATATCCTCAGCAACAAATACCAGGCAGTCTGCTCAGGTTTTTCAGGCTGAACCCCATGCTTCATATAATAGAAGGATTCCGAACAGCACTTTTAGGAAAAACAAGCGTTGATATAACTGGTCTTATGTACCTCTTAGTAGCTGGAATTGTAATTCTTATAGCAGGCGCCTTTACCTTCAGGAAATTAAAACCCAACTTTGCTGACGTACTATGA